The Rhodococcus sp. X156 genome window below encodes:
- a CDS encoding alpha/beta hydrolase yields the protein MALDAATTDFIGLMAQAGGPPLHELSPAEARTKLAGLVPMFGTGPDVAEARTEQVPGPGGDLAVRVLVPHGRPRGVLVYFHGGGWVLGSLPEYEVLGRQLAARTGCTVAVVDYRLAPEHPYPAAVGDAWAALQWASATLASAGSGPAGLPLVVAGDSAGGNLAAIVSRHARDAGGPDVALQVLVYPVTDCDLESESYVDPANQGMLNRHTMAWFWNHYVTDEQRTHPDVSPLRAADLAGLAPAVVVTAEHDVLRTEGEAYASALAEAGVDVTHRRFDGQMHGFFTMVNLLPGSATAIDFVAEQVGAHLDQAGTAPTPESTGAQH from the coding sequence ATGGCGCTGGACGCCGCGACCACCGACTTCATCGGCCTGATGGCCCAGGCCGGCGGCCCCCCGCTGCACGAGCTCTCCCCCGCCGAGGCCCGCACCAAGCTGGCCGGCCTCGTCCCGATGTTCGGCACCGGCCCGGACGTCGCCGAGGCTCGCACCGAGCAGGTGCCCGGCCCCGGCGGCGACCTCGCGGTCCGGGTGCTGGTCCCGCACGGACGCCCACGCGGCGTCCTCGTCTACTTCCACGGCGGTGGCTGGGTGCTGGGCAGCCTGCCCGAGTACGAGGTTCTCGGGCGTCAGCTCGCCGCCCGCACCGGGTGCACCGTGGCGGTGGTGGACTACCGCCTGGCCCCCGAGCACCCCTACCCGGCCGCGGTCGGTGACGCCTGGGCTGCGCTGCAGTGGGCTTCCGCCACGCTGGCCAGCGCGGGGTCGGGCCCGGCCGGCCTGCCGCTGGTGGTGGCCGGCGACAGCGCCGGGGGCAACCTCGCCGCCATCGTCAGCCGGCACGCCCGCGACGCCGGCGGACCGGACGTGGCGCTGCAGGTGCTGGTGTACCCGGTGACCGACTGCGACCTGGAGAGCGAGTCCTACGTGGACCCGGCCAACCAGGGGATGCTCAACCGCCACACCATGGCCTGGTTCTGGAACCACTACGTCACCGACGAGCAGCGCACCCACCCCGACGTCTCCCCGCTGCGCGCCGCCGACCTCGCCGGGCTCGCGCCGGCGGTGGTGGTCACCGCCGAGCACGACGTGCTGCGCACCGAGGGCGAGGCCTACGCGTCCGCGCTGGCCGAGGCCGGCGTGGACGTGACCCACCGCCGCTTCGACGGCCAGATGCACGGCTTCTTCACCATGGTGAACCTGCTGCCCGGCAGCGCCACGGCCATCGACTTCGTGGCCGAGCAGGTCGGCGCGCACCTGGACCAGGCCGGCACCGCCCCCACCCCCGAGAGCACAGGAGCGCAGCACTGA